Proteins encoded in a region of the Carassius auratus strain Wakin chromosome 21, ASM336829v1, whole genome shotgun sequence genome:
- the specc1lb gene encoding cytospin-A isoform X2, which produces MKKATKPTAATSRTSAGTKAPGRPEGNRNMGTGGKMTNKTQSSAPLSKAKSNDDLPAVSAGSGPVSVSNSNTTARNKRGSSSQNTSSTETRSKTSSGRRVLSSTAKDPGTTRENVRERSRTSVAKKLAGPNDAMPQKRSRCRNVAETDSRMSKSRPDSQMSQKAVLECQVNDLLDLSKSKDLEILHLRSELRGMRAQLGLEELEAPDAGQASQETKQPREKEISSVISATDVESTLLLLQDQNQGILDELNMLKSENRMLKDRLNALGFSLEHRLDSPDKVLRCPSFSPEPVSGGGSGGHSENCGGGMPASSAEGSAQGSTEDLLSETRRVGSSDALDSECSEAYQPITSSDDALDAPSGCGSSSESEGGPPSREHSRRGSSGNTSEISVACLTERIHQMEENQHSTAEELQATLQELADLQQITQELTTENERLGEERGILVDSICQQGERLELYGRQLDYFRGLLDEHRVAYAKDDEDAKSGRYVELERRYAELNEGSHFEREQLLGVQQQLSSALKMAEEENAEAQGLMAALKERVHMAERAVEMERRERAVAKAELEALRVVSEGEQVELNRCRIQLEQERQRVAQLLSIHNAGDKTDIRHLLDSERLDKERAEAKAAQLQEDLGHTRSEAAQLQEAISKLEGEFRAFRDDVQAQLAEQKHLLEQQCSELEEKDTEIADMKETIFELEDEVEQHRAVKLHDNLIISDLENSIKKLHDQKYDMEKEIKVLHRKLREESAEWRQFQADLQTAVIIANDIKTEAQEEIGDLRRRLQEAQEKNEKMNKELDELNSKKQEEERGRVYNYMNAVERDLAALRQGMGLSRRSSTSSEPSPTVKTLIKSFDNASQGPVSASPAAAVAVAAAISRTPLSPSPIKTPPAAAVSPMQRHTISSAKPLSSMLDKRTSYTDLSIPADHHLRTSPVTRPSCSLQRVTNIDSTKSLSVSRRSSEELKRDLSVTDTSTPSSIIALGSSSPQLSLSSSSSSPTASVTPTTRGRLREERKDPLSALAREYGGSKRNALLRWCQKKTEGYQNIDITNFSSSWNDGLAFCAILHTYLPAHIPYHELNNQDKKRNFTLAFQAAESVGIKSTLDIGEMVHTERPDWQCVMTYVTAIYKYFET; this is translated from the exons GAAGACGTGTATTGTCATCCACAGCCAAGGATCCAGGTACGACCCGAGAAAACGTGCGAGAACGTTCCAGAACTAGTGTTGCCAAAAAGCTTGCGGGACCCAACGATGCCATGCCTCAGAAACGATCACGATGCCGTAACGTAGCTGAGACTGATTCTCGGATGAGCAAATCTCGCCCAGACAGCCAGATGAGCCAGAAAGCAGTGCTGGAGTGCCAAGTGAACGACCTGCTGGACTTATCCAAAAGCAAAGACCTGGAGATCCTCCATCTCCGCTCTGAACTTAGAGGTATGAGAGCCCAACTTGGTCTTGAAGAACTTGAGGCCCCTGATGCAGGACAAGCATCTCAAGAGACCAAGCAGCCTCGGGAGAAAGAGATTTCTTCAGTGATCAGTGCCACAGATGTGGAGTCCACTCTGCTCCTCCTTCAAGACCAGAACCAGGGCATCCTTGATGAGCTAAATATGCTGAAGAGCGAAAACCGGATGCTGAAGGATCGTCTCAATGCTCTTGGCTTCTCTCTGGAGCATCGTCTAGACAGCCCTGACAAAGTTCTGCGCTGCCCATCCTTTAGTCCTGAGCCTGTATCTGGTGGAGGCAGTGGAGGTCACAGCGAAAACTGTGGGGGTGGTATGCCTGCATCTTCTGCAGAAGGCTCTGCCCAAGGCTCTACCGAGGACCTGCTTTCAGAAACGAGACGTGTAGGCTCTTCAGATGCACTGGACAGTGAGTGCAGTGAGGCCTACCAGCCCATCACCTCCAGTGATGATGCTCTGGATGCGCCCTCAGGTTGTGGATCCTCTTCTGAATCAGAAGGAGGGCCACCGAGCCGGGAACATTCCCGCAGGGGCAGCAGCGGGAACACCAGTGAGATTTCCGTGGCCTGCCTGACTGAGCGCATCCATCAAATGGAGGAGAACCAGCACAGCACAGCAGAAGAACTCCAGGCCACTCTGCAGGAGCTTGCTGACCTGCAGCAGATCACGCAAGAGCTGACCACAGAGAATGAACGCCTTGGCGAGGAGCGTGGCATTCTGGTCGACTCCATCTGTCAGCAAGGGGAGCGACTAGAACTGTACGGTAGACAACTGGATTATTTCCGAGGCCTTCTTGACGAGCATCGGGTGGCCTATGCCAAGGATGATGAAGATGCCAAAAGCGGTCGATATGTGGAGCTGGAAAGGCGCTACGCCGAGCTGAACGAGGGCTCACATTTTGAGCGGGAGCAGTTGTTGGGCGTTCAGCAACAGCTAAGCAGTGCACTCAAGATGGCAGAAGAGGAGAACGCAGAAGCCCAAGGACTGATGGCGGCATTGAAGGAGCGTGTCCATATGGCTGAGAGAGCTGTGGAAATGGAGCGGAGGGAACGGGCTGTCGCTAAAGCAGAATTGGAAGCACTGAGGGTGGTGTCCGAAGGGGAGCAGGTGGAGCTGAATCGCTGCAGAATCCAACTTGAGCAAGAGAGGCAGAGGGTTGCCCAGCTCCTCTCCATTCACAATGCAGGGGATAAGACAGACATACGCCACCTGCTGGACAGCGAGAGATTAGACAAAGAGCGAGCAGAAGCCAAAGCAGCTCAGTTACAAGAGGACCTGGGGCACACACGCAGTGAAGCTGCCCAGCTCCAGGAGGCAATTAGCAAG CTGGAGGGTGAGTTCCGAGCGTTTCGTGACGATGTCCAGGCACAGTTAGCAGAGCAGAAGCATCTCCTGGAGCAGCAGTGCTCTGAGCTGGAGGAGAAGGACACCGAGATCGCCGACATGAAGGAGACCATCTTTGAGCTGGAGGATGAAGTCGAGCAGCATCGTGCTGTCAAGCTTCATGACAACCTCATTATTTCTGACCTGGAGA ATTCCATCAAAAAGCTTCATGATCAGAAATATGACATGGAGAAGGAGATTAAGGTTCTTCACCGAAAACTGCGG GAGGAATCAGCCGAGTGGCGGCAGTTCCAAGCTGATCTGCAGACAGCCGTCATCATCGCCAACGACATCAAGACCGAAGCTCAGGAGGAGATCGGAGACCTGCGGCGCCGCCTGCAGGAAGctcaagagaaaaatgagaagATGAACAAAGAGCTGGATGAACTAAATAGCAAGAA ACAGGAAGAGGAGCGCGGCCGTGTGTATAATTATATGAACGCAGTAGAAAGAGACTTGGCTGCGCTGAGGCAGGGGATGGGCCTGAGCCGACGTTCCTCCACTTCCTCTGAACCTTCACCCACTGTCAAAACACTCATCAAGAGCTTCGACAATGCCTCACAAG GTCCTGTTTCAGCCAGTCCTGCCgctgctgttgctgttgctgctgctatTTCCAGAACGCCCCTCAGTCCCAGTCCCATCAAAACCCCTCCAGCCGCTGCCGTCTCTCCCATGCAG AGGCACACCATCAGCTCAGCCAAACCTCTGTCATCAATGCTGGACAAGAGAACGAGCTACACAGACCTGAGCATACCAG CGGACCACCACCTCCGGACCTCACCTGTAACGCGACCCAGCTGCAGCCTCCAGAGGGTGACAAACATAGACTCGACTAAGTCTTTATCAG TTTCTCGCAGAAGCAGTGAAGAGTTAAAGAGAGACTTGTCGGTAACAGACACATCAACGCCATCATCAATTATTGCGTTAGGCTCGTCTTCTCCTCAGCTTTCTTTGTCGTCCAGCTCCTCCTCCCCGACCGCCTCGGTCACACCTACCACACGAGGACGTTTACG AGAGGAACGGAAGGACCCTCTGTCTGCATTAGCCAGGGAATATGGAGGATCCAAGAGGAATGCTCTGCTCAGGTGGTGCCAGAAGAAGACTGAGGGTTATCAG AACATTGACATCACCAACTTCAGCAGCAGCTGGAATGATGGGCTGGCTTTCTGTGCCATACTTCACACCTATCTGCCGGCACATATCCCCTACCACGAACTCAACAACCAGGACAAG AAGCGAAATTTCACTTTGGCCTTCCAGGCAGCAGAAAGTGTGGGAATTAAATCGACACTG GACATTGGTGAAATGGTGCACACAGAAAGACCTGACTGGCAGTGTGTCATGACCTACGTGACGGCCATCTATAAGTATTTCGAGACCTGA